In Cicer arietinum cultivar CDC Frontier isolate Library 1 chromosome 7, Cicar.CDCFrontier_v2.0, whole genome shotgun sequence, the genomic window ACAATGTGGTGTTGTCATGCTATATAATGTAGTAGATGTCCATTTCTTATTATATatgctttttattgttatttattctTGTAGATTTTTCTGAATTCTGATATTGTTGAGTTAATACTCTTGAAAAGGCTTTGAAAGTTTGCATCTTTTTCTGGATCTCTGGACTTTAAGAGTTTTACATTCTTTTCTTTAGATACTCAAGTGAAGGCTTTCTTTCTACTATTTGGTGGTATACATAAAGAAGAGAGCTTTTAAGAGTGAAAATTAAACCCCCCAACTTCTTAAATCTCAATAGGTTGTATTTGGAAATTGGAAGTTTTATGTTTGTTCTATTGAACTTAGGGTGTGTTTGGTTGTACGGTGGCGAATACTCATTTTGAttgaattgattttgtaaagTAGATTTTagtcaaaaatgattttgagccaaaatgatttatgtttgaataggATCAAGTGAAAGTGGTGAAAGTGagatgaataataaatttgaatttaaaatcacGTTTAGAGGAAAAATGCTACAAATTCTAGGTTCGAGTTGAATCGATTCTAGAGGCGAAAGAAATTCTAGTCGAGAACTCCCTAAAAGGTCAAACTAAATTTTAAGTGTTTAGAATCAGTTTTAGCTCTCTAAACCACAAATCCAAACAGGTACTTAGAACACTCTACATTGGTCTATTCTCCCATGTTTCAGCTATCTCATTTTATGTATAGGAAACATAAACTAATACCAAAGTTTCATAGGAAAAGAGGCAACACTTTTATGTACAATTTTGTTCCTAAGATACTTGTAGCCTACAACAAATATCAAATGATTAAACACTTCCTAGCACTTATAGTTCATCGAGTTAATTTTACGCAAGATATCCTAAAATGTGCTGGAACAAAAATTGTTCGTTCACTTCAAAcagcatttataaattttggttgaAAATGTGCCTAATTCTGTCTATGTATTTTGAGGGAATTTGGCAGGCTTTCAACTCTGAAAATCCGAATTGGCCCTCAAACCTGTCTTTGTGAAAAAATTAGtgaatttcaataaattaaGTCCGCATTCTTTTCGAATCAACTATTGCTGGCTGATCTTGAGGAACAATCCTTCATCCAGCATTTCAAGATAATTGAATTTCTTGGATGGCCAAGTATGTTGGTTAAGTTCAAAATTGATTTCCTTGATAAGCTGCATTCATTATGATTTGCAATAGTATGACCAAACATCTAAAGCTGTATATATAGGTATCACAGTCACAGACATAAATATCTTTGGATGTTTGGTCTCTATgtggattttatttatttatttatttatttaatatatatatcagtTTATTAAATAATTCTTCAACTACTCTGACTGAGTATCTTCTTGAACTGGTCTGAACTGAAATTTAGACATATGATTTGAATCTTAGGATGACTTGTTTTGTGCAATAAATATGGTGGAAAATTTGAATATAGTGCAAGTTTTCATGGAAATTAATCTCGTAACAGTACAAGCCCTTGCCATTGTATATGTCACAATGAAGATTGAAAGCATGCTTTTTGAATAGAGAATGATACTGCAAAAAATAAGCAATAAGTTGATGCAAGAATCAGTCCCAAAAGGTTGATGTAAACAACATTCATCGTTATACCAAAGGCAGTGATCTGGATAGGACCGAGGAGGATAGCAGTTTCATTTGATGGGGTGATGTGTACATGCAAAAACTTCAACGCTCAATTCAGAAAATGATTGAGATTGAATCGAGGTTTAGGAATAAGAAGTGTGTTTCTGAACTGTGTGAGAAAAGTGTATTTATAGCCGAGGTTTGAGGTCGTTGGCTGTCATAACGCTCTTTTAATAAGGGCAGACTGCTGTGATTAGGTTAGGCCAGCTCAAGTGCATCTTTCTGTCGATAAAATATGGGCCGCCTTACGTCGATGTTCaaagttcaaatttatttacATGACAGCAAAAGGGTCTGCAGCATATTCCTAATTTAGTGCAAATTTTAAGTCCTACTGTAATCAGAAGTGAGGAATCAATATGGAGATCAAGGACACTGAACAGAAtcattataaactataaaacaTAATCTTCATGCACTTTTACCATAGTATATCTCTGACACTAGCTATTTGTGTTCTTTCTGTCCTACAGGAAACCCTGCCAATGACATTGTTGATATTATAAACAAGAACAGAACAGATCAAAAGCTCCCTCTCTTGAATGACTCTCCTGGTTTAGGGTGCATGGCCTTACAATATGTTGAACTATGCAAAGGAAACTGCACTGACAACAATGTTGTTAACTGCAAACCTCCCGAAGACGATTTCACCGAAGTCTTTGCTCCCAATTGCGGTGTAGAGTTACCGACTTTTGGTACCATAACCGGACTCATTGTTGGTTGTCAAAGGAAATACCTCGAACCATCATTAGCATTTTCACAAGTTCTAATTAAAGATAAGAAATCTTTGTCCTCTTTGACAAATAAATCACATACTGAGATAGGAGTAGGCCTTGTTGGAGTTCATAAAGGACCTTTCTTTTGGTGTGTTTTGTTTAGTAATGGAAAGGTTAACTCTACATTTGTGCTTGAAAATCGCGGTGAAGggatcaaacaaaaaaaagggTGTTATAGTGGAAGCAATACTCCATGCAGTGGAGGACAGAAAAATGGTGTTCCATTTTTtgtcttcttttttatttgttatgtgTTCATTCTGCTATTTAAACTTTTGTGATCAATTTATAGTAATGCAAGATCTTCACGTGACAATTcttgaattgtgtttttcttTAAGTTCATATTTAGTGTTATGTGTTTACTATTTATTTACAGTTACTGCTATTAGTATTTTGTATTCCTTTCTCATTCATGTGAGCTTCTTACAGAAGCTTGTGAAGGCTAAGATAACATGGATTGAGCACTTGTATATTTTGTGAGGTGAGgaaggcttttttttttttggggtcACAAACCTCCTTTATAGTTAATACTATCTCCATTCCTATACACAAGATAGTTGTACATTCAATTacttaaaagtttaaaatttgatattttcaacatcaaatttctatttttatttcttaacaaGCGTTTTTAGACCATTATTAGTAAAActcttgttttgtttttctttaaaaagtgacatttcttatataattatagagtttatttttcttcacgTCCATGCACTTCAAAAGTATATTTCTGAAAAAATATACAGTTTTATGTTGGAAGTATATATTTCCAAACACAATGTGTTTTTTAGATTTTGGATGACCCTTGTGTGTCAACATATTCATGTATTAAGAACCAACAAAGGGCAAATCTCTTAAAACATGTCATTTGAAGGCACCACTTAAATTGGGCTGTATCTCTAGTTGAATCATATAAAAGCAAGGGGGGCATTTAGCAATATTGTAAGTCTACTATGTGCAAATTCAGTTGCTTTAGAAGATCAAGTTTTCATATGCAATTGAGACATATTAGCCCAACGGCAAAGCAACAAGTAGGTAAAGGTTCATTTTACATAACACATATTTCATCTTCCTTTTATGGTTGTCAACTACAAGATGCAAGAGGCATATATGTTTACACCAAAAAAATAATTGGCCACATCATGTATTGGCCCTTCGGCTAAAGCGAAAgtatttaactaattagttTATGTAAAATCGAATAACGATTGATTCTACTATCAGTTGAATGCTATCAAATTTTACAGATATATTTCATGTgtcaaaataaatgtttttataaaatatgaaatcaAATATGGTTTCTAATTAgtctatttttcattattttatatttttgagtttttacgcttaaaatttaatatttaattcactattcgttaaaaaatactaaattttggTAGGAGAGATGTTTATGATGTTTTAAATGTGTATgcaaaaatcatttaaaaaattaaagtgtatATATGAGTTGACttaatagtaaaaattaaaattattgacaaaaaattattttggggctaaatattgtaattttttttatagaaactaaaaataatatatatatatatatatacatatatatatatatatatatatatatatatatatatatatataNNNNNNNNNNtatatatatatatattgatattggCTGTCATTTTAGTATGTCAAGAttcttgattaaaaaaaaaattgtacccTTTCTGATCATAGAGTAATTGTTGTGCATAATCTGAAGCAGGAAATTGTTAGTATATAGAGCATGCCAAGATTGTGAAGAAAGCAAAACGATAATGTCATATAGTACTATAAAAACAATGAAGCTAGTTAGCACGCGCTCATGATCAAAAGGAACGTACGAATAATACATTTCTTTGAAGTGATAAAAAACATTACATGAAATCCAAGCTAGCATCATCCAATTGATAATTCAATAACTAGAGATAATGCCACATTATGGTTGCAttatacaattattattatggAATGTATTAGTTGCCTTGTTTCTTGGGTTTAGCacattattgaattattatggAATGTATAAGTTGCCTTGTTTCTTGGGTTAGCACGTTTCCAAACACatgtactatttttttttaagcctTAGTTTCAAAGAAAATGAATTCCtagtaatataaaatatagtCGAAATactatatttgaatttatttattcaattaatatttgaatttagattttcttaaaaaatccgcccttaatcaaaattattatttttttacaaacttaACCCAAGTTCATTAATATAAGATATATACAATTCATTTTAAttctataataataagttttataGCTAGCATAtagtaaattatttatatggatTTCAAGTTCTATATGAAGATATATATActtgtttaaaaataacttatctATCTTATGTAGGAAACAAATATAATGATTGGGATCATCTTGAAGTTATTGCATTATTGCACGATCTGAGGACGATGTTAGCTTAAACTTTTTCCAATCATGTTATTAATTTGACTTTTCATTCTTCAAAGAAATTCCTCCCTTGTTAGTTAATTAAGGGTATCCTTAAAAGCTATTTCGTTTTCTTTTTAACCTTTGAATCTAAAAGCTGTCCCCATCCATTTCATTTGTTTCTGAATAAAACTAAGCAAGGTTTATGAGTCAAAGTTCCTATGTATAACCTTATTGACAATCACAGTAATTGAATGTGCCACTGTTGAAATTTGCTAAAAGTAAAGTGATTAAATACTGGGAGGCTGTTTTTTTCCATATAGTTTTTgtattttagttaataaatcaaatcaaacgaGTATATTTTCATGTAAAAATAAGGAAGAAAAACATTTCACCTTATGAACGTGAATTTGGATGTACACATCTAGAAGAAGCACATATTTTATGACTCTAAAGTAAACTTCCGAATAATTTATGTCATAAAAAATACAGTTACATACAAAAATATGTGAGATTTTAAAGGAAATAAAATCAAGTATGTTTTCAGCGATCCTTAAATAGGCCAAACAATGTTTCCATCAATGTTTGTTAACTTATATACAAGCTCTGAATATCATAAGCTTTGAGCAATATGATATACTACTGCTACAATTTTGACGGCATAATTAGTTGGAAATAATTAACATATTCCATTATTAGTTGTCActtctatttctttttaatcagaaaaatttagagtgaaaaaaaataatatttcaatctaaaatagaaaatacttTATGAACACTTGCTTTCTTCAATAAAACTCGCGAGATGAAATATGTTATTCAATTACTTAATCTAGTTTATGaataatatgatttttcttttcataacaAAAGtgatatatacataaaaaaaaagtgcaaAAGCAAATTTTTGGCTGAAATTACAATTTGGATAGCTAGATACGTTTATGCTTTATACTATACATGGAATAGTTGAAATGGTTTAGCTTAACTACCTCAATAATCGATATGAAATTgctttcaaaaaacaaataaccgataagaaatttaattatagaaaatatgAACATATATTTCAAGTGATTATATAGTGCTTAATTTATGCTTTTCCAACCAAAGAATCTAGGTAACTctaacacaaaaaaaaaaaatgcagaaTCAATTTAATCCATAAACACCGAAAAAAGAGAGAACAGTATCTCTCTCTCCCTTCTCCATAAACCTGAACGCATTTACTTCTCTTCATTCATTCAATCAAATCCATTCCTTCCCCATTAACATTCAATTCATTTAACCTACACCAAATTATCACGTGCCATTCACGTGCAATCTCTTATGTTGTCAAAACAAACAACCAACACACTTATACTACTTTCATGCACACAACAACACTCTCTTTCAAAGCTTTCATTCTTTTAAGCCATAACGAAATGTTTAACAACGTCGTCGTTTCGCACACGTTCGCAACTGTTTCTAAATCACTAACGGAAACGGTTACACCACCGTCACCTCACAGCTCATCTCCGTTACAGAATATAAGTCCCAGCATTCTCATCATTGTTACGGTTCTCGCCGTCACCGTTATTGTTTCATTCGCGCTCTGTTTCCTTCTCCGTCATCTCAACCGTCGATGTCTCCGTCGTCTCTCCTCCGATCCCGACGCTTTCCCGCCGCCGGTTGTCATCAGCGGTCGAACCTCACCGGAAATAATACCTCCCTCTGATTTGATTGATTCGCTTCCGCTTTTCACTTTCTCCTCCGTAACTCGCCGTTCATCCACAGCCGCCGCTGACTGCGCCGTTTGTCTCTCGAAGTTCCACAACAACGATCTCCTCCGTCTTCTC contains:
- the LOC101510755 gene encoding uncharacterized protein; amino-acid sequence: MKNKNNLSCCCVLLHFFSCLLLPALVFSHVHGNPANDIVDIINKNRTDQKLPLLNDSPGLGCMALQYVELCKGNCTDNNVVNCKPPEDDFTEVFAPNCGVELPTFGTITGLIVGCQRKYLEPSLAFSQVLIKDKKSLSSLTNKSHTEIGVGLVGVHKGPFFWCVLFSNGKVNSTFVLENRGEGIKQKKGCYSGSNTPCSGGQKNGVPFFVFFFICYVFILLFKLL